Proteins from one Bradyrhizobium roseum genomic window:
- a CDS encoding dihydrodipicolinate synthase family protein — MNKPVLPMSSLSLKLPTADRSIETYRLAASRTFPAKLAGALNRVAFSAAHVVADPLADNDPWLSSAIDWDRTIAFREHVWDLGLGVAEAMDTAQRGMGLDWPTSLELIQRSVKAAKAKGNALVFSGAGTDHLAVEDATSVDDVIRAYEEQVEAVEKTGGRIILMASRALAKLGRGADDYAKVYGRVLGQVREPVIIHWLGDMFDPALAGYWGTHDLDKAMDTAVDIINANAAKVDGVKVSLLDKQREIDMRRRLDKSVKMYTGDDFNYAELIAGDDHGFSHALLGIFDAIAPAASYALSRLAAGDAAGFHDVLGPTVPLSRHIFRAPTRFYKTGIVFMAWLNGHQDHFTMVGGQESTRSTLHLAELFRLADQAGLLSNPELATRRMKTLLAIRGIEA, encoded by the coding sequence ATGAACAAGCCCGTCCTGCCGATGTCATCGCTGTCGCTGAAACTGCCGACGGCGGATCGTTCGATCGAAACCTATCGTCTGGCGGCGTCCCGGACATTTCCGGCGAAGCTTGCAGGCGCGCTCAACCGCGTGGCGTTCTCAGCCGCGCATGTGGTCGCCGATCCGCTCGCCGATAACGATCCATGGCTGTCATCCGCGATCGACTGGGACCGCACCATTGCGTTCCGCGAGCATGTCTGGGACCTCGGCCTCGGCGTCGCCGAAGCCATGGACACCGCTCAGCGCGGCATGGGGCTGGACTGGCCGACCTCGCTGGAGTTGATCCAGCGCTCGGTGAAAGCGGCGAAGGCCAAGGGTAACGCGCTGGTGTTCTCCGGCGCCGGCACCGACCATCTCGCGGTGGAGGATGCGACGTCGGTCGACGACGTCATCCGCGCCTATGAAGAGCAGGTCGAGGCGGTAGAGAAGACCGGCGGCCGCATCATCCTGATGGCCTCGCGCGCGTTGGCCAAGCTCGGCCGCGGCGCCGACGATTACGCCAAGGTCTATGGCCGCGTGCTGGGCCAGGTCCGCGAGCCCGTGATCATCCACTGGCTCGGCGACATGTTCGATCCGGCGCTGGCGGGCTATTGGGGCACCCATGATCTCGACAAGGCGATGGACACGGCGGTTGACATCATCAACGCCAATGCGGCCAAGGTCGACGGCGTCAAAGTCTCGCTGCTCGACAAGCAGCGCGAGATCGACATGCGCCGGCGGCTCGACAAGAGCGTCAAAATGTATACCGGCGACGATTTCAACTATGCCGAACTGATCGCCGGCGACGACCATGGATTTTCGCACGCGCTGCTCGGCATCTTTGACGCCATCGCACCCGCTGCGTCCTACGCGTTGTCTCGCCTTGCGGCCGGCGACGCGGCGGGTTTCCACGACGTGCTGGGGCCGACGGTGCCGCTGTCGCGCCACATATTCCGGGCGCCGACGCGGTTCTACAAGACCGGTATCGTGTTCATGGCCTGGCTCAACGGCCACCAGGATCACTTCACCATGGTCGGCGGGCAGGAGAGCACGCGCTCGACGCTGCATTTGGCCGAACTGTTTCGCCTTGCCGACCAGGCTGGGCTGCTCTCCAACCCCGAACTGGCGACGCGGCGCATGAAGACATTGCTGGCAATCCGCGGCATCGAGGCCTGA
- a CDS encoding Gfo/Idh/MocA family protein — MTTKRLGLIMNGVTGRMGLNQHLIRSIIAIRDQGGVLLANGDRMLPDPILVGRDAEKVERLAKRFNVDRWSTDLDEALSHKDDTIFFDAATTQARPSLLTKAINAGKHVYCEKPIATNLEEAIAVLKLANARGVKHGTVQDKLFLPGLKKLAFLRDSGFFGRMLSIRGEFGYWVFEGGWQEAQRPSWNYRSEDGGGIILDMVCHWRYVLDNLFGEVESVSCLGTTDIPERFDEKGRKYTATADDSAYATFRLKGGVIAHINMSWVTRVYRDDLVTFQVDGTHGSAVAGLTDCVIQARQATPRPVWNPDEKRTHDFYADWQKVPDNVVYDNGFKEQWEMFIRHVCEDAPYKYTLLEGAKGVQLAECALQSWRERRWIDVDPIKV; from the coding sequence ATGACCACCAAACGCCTCGGCCTGATCATGAACGGCGTGACCGGCCGCATGGGGCTCAACCAGCATCTGATCCGTTCCATCATCGCGATCCGCGACCAGGGCGGCGTGCTGCTCGCCAACGGCGACCGCATGCTGCCCGACCCGATCCTGGTCGGCCGCGACGCGGAGAAGGTCGAGCGCCTCGCAAAACGCTTCAACGTCGACCGCTGGTCGACCGATCTCGACGAGGCGCTGTCTCACAAGGACGACACGATCTTCTTCGATGCCGCCACCACGCAGGCGCGGCCCTCGCTGCTGACCAAGGCGATCAACGCCGGCAAGCACGTCTACTGCGAGAAGCCGATCGCGACCAATCTGGAGGAGGCGATCGCGGTGCTGAAGCTCGCCAACGCCCGCGGCGTCAAGCATGGCACGGTGCAGGACAAGCTGTTCCTGCCCGGCCTGAAGAAGCTGGCCTTCCTGCGCGACTCCGGCTTCTTCGGCCGCATGCTCTCAATACGTGGCGAGTTCGGCTACTGGGTGTTCGAAGGCGGCTGGCAGGAGGCGCAGCGGCCGTCATGGAATTATCGCAGCGAGGACGGCGGCGGCATCATCCTCGACATGGTCTGCCACTGGCGTTACGTGCTCGACAATCTGTTCGGCGAGGTCGAAAGCGTTTCCTGCCTCGGCACCACGGATATCCCCGAGCGGTTCGACGAGAAGGGCAGGAAGTACACGGCGACCGCCGATGATTCCGCCTACGCCACCTTCCGTCTCAAGGGCGGCGTGATCGCGCATATCAATATGAGCTGGGTGACGCGGGTGTATCGCGACGACCTCGTCACCTTCCAGGTCGACGGCACGCACGGTTCGGCGGTGGCGGGCCTGACCGATTGCGTGATCCAGGCCCGGCAGGCGACGCCGCGGCCGGTGTGGAATCCGGACGAGAAGCGCACCCATGATTTCTATGCCGACTGGCAGAAGGTTCCCGACAACGTCGTCTACGACAACGGCTTCAAGGAGCAGTGGGAGATGTTCATCCGCCACGTCTGCGAGGATGCGCCCTACAAATACACGCTGCTGGAAGGCGCCAAGGGCGTGCAACTCGCCGAATGCGCGCTGCAGAGCTGGCGCGAGCGGCGCTGGATCGACGTCGACCCGATCAAGGTGTGA
- a CDS encoding TetR/AcrR family transcriptional regulator: MAKAKRVQKWQRDPEGMRIRILEAAKQEFAAHGLAGARVDRIAAIAGANKRMLYYHVGNKEDLYLAVLEGAYEKIRSEERGLDLEHLDPPEAIERLIDFTWSYFLRNPEFLALLNTENLAKARHLKRSTRVKSMHSPFVEMIRTVVTRGVESGDFRAAVDPVQLYISIAGLCFFYLSNSATLSVIFGRDLLKKQARDQRLAHMVALVLAALTGKSTADFGKAVKPGVRTPAHQPV; encoded by the coding sequence TTGGCCAAGGCAAAACGCGTTCAGAAATGGCAGCGCGACCCCGAGGGGATGCGGATCCGCATTCTCGAGGCCGCCAAGCAGGAGTTCGCCGCCCATGGCCTGGCCGGCGCGCGCGTCGACCGTATCGCCGCCATTGCCGGCGCCAACAAGCGCATGCTGTATTACCACGTCGGCAACAAGGAAGACCTCTACCTCGCGGTGCTCGAAGGTGCCTATGAAAAGATCCGTTCCGAGGAGCGCGGGCTCGATCTCGAACATCTCGATCCGCCCGAGGCGATCGAACGGCTGATCGATTTCACCTGGAGCTATTTCCTCCGCAACCCGGAATTCCTGGCGCTGCTCAACACCGAGAACCTCGCCAAGGCGCGCCACCTCAAGCGCTCCACCAGGGTCAAGTCGATGCACTCGCCGTTCGTCGAGATGATCCGCACCGTGGTGACGCGCGGCGTGGAAAGCGGCGATTTTCGCGCTGCCGTCGATCCGGTGCAGCTCTATATTTCCATCGCCGGGCTCTGCTTCTTCTACCTCTCCAACAGCGCGACACTCTCCGTCATCTTCGGTCGCGACCTCCTGAAGAAGCAGGCGCGGGACCAGCGCCTCGCCCACATGGTGGCGCTGGTGCTGGCGGCGCTGACGGGGAAGTCGACGGCGGATTTCGGCAAGGCGGTAAAGCCCGGCGTGCGGACACCGGCGCATCAGCCGGTGTAG
- a CDS encoding VOC family protein, whose translation MITSLDHVVVLTGDINAASAAYQALFARSPAWQNSGEGADRVLFTLDNTTLELMAPRGEDANADRIRSVLAAQGEGLASICFRTSDIAKMHRRLDRLTLKPDPIAEVESRDAISGATLAWKRTRAATDATRGVRLFFLERDRERPLSVRTTTGSITALDHVVVSTPDPERAAALYGARLGLDMALDRSHPDWGRLMFFRCGDLIVEVSHRPGKEMDISQDRLRGLCWRVADIDATHARLSQAGVDVSEIRTGRKPGTRVMTVRSGTCGVPTLLVQPSAGKS comes from the coding sequence GTGATCACCAGCCTCGACCACGTCGTCGTTCTCACCGGCGACATCAACGCGGCCTCTGCCGCCTACCAGGCCTTGTTCGCGCGTTCGCCGGCCTGGCAAAACAGCGGCGAGGGCGCCGATCGGGTGCTGTTCACCCTCGACAACACGACGCTGGAATTGATGGCCCCGCGCGGCGAGGACGCTAACGCGGACCGGATTCGCAGCGTGCTGGCCGCCCAGGGCGAGGGGCTCGCCAGCATCTGCTTCCGGACCAGCGACATCGCCAAAATGCATCGCCGGCTCGACCGACTGACGCTGAAGCCGGACCCGATCGCCGAGGTCGAAAGCCGCGACGCGATTTCCGGCGCGACGCTGGCGTGGAAGCGCACGCGCGCGGCAACGGACGCCACGCGCGGCGTGCGCCTGTTCTTCCTCGAGCGCGACCGCGAGCGGCCGCTGTCGGTCCGGACCACGACCGGGTCGATCACCGCGCTGGACCATGTCGTGGTCTCGACGCCGGATCCGGAGCGCGCCGCCGCCCTCTATGGCGCCCGGCTCGGACTCGACATGGCGCTCGACCGCTCACATCCCGATTGGGGGCGGCTGATGTTCTTCCGCTGCGGCGACCTGATCGTCGAGGTCAGCCACCGGCCGGGCAAGGAGATGGATATTTCGCAGGACAGGCTGCGCGGCCTGTGCTGGCGCGTCGCCGACATCGACGCCACCCATGCGCGGCTCTCTCAGGCCGGCGTCGACGTTTCGGAAATCCGCACCGGCCGCAAGCCGGGCACGCGGGTGATGACGGTGCGCAGCGGCACCTGCGGCGTGCCCACGCTGCTGGTGCAGCCATCGGCGGGGAAGTCGTGA
- a CDS encoding Glu/Leu/Phe/Val family dehydrogenase yields MTVYSGPVFDMAVNQFGVIANHLEIPMDERGRILMPKRAITVSCPIHRDDGTVAVFEGYRVQHHLTLGPTKGGTRFAPSVDIGEVAALAIWMSWKCALVGLPYGGAKGGVNVDLTTISRRELEALSRRYMQEMIPFVGPHTDVMAPDMGTNEQVMAWFMDTYSMYQGRTVTEIVTGKPVSSGGTLGRREATGRGVAYLARRVLKELSINPGSATAVIQGFGNVGSYAALELHQYGLKIIAISDHTGALHDPKGLDIPALMHHAGRHGSIAGFSNQLAFDPEQLLTLPCDVLVPAAMERVIDARVAENLKCRVLAEAANGPTTPDADLVLEKRQGEVFLIPDILCNSGGVVVSYFEWVQDLQQLFWEEEEVTRREYAILDRAFDHMVQRAKADNIPHRTAAMAIGVEKVRAAKNTRGLFP; encoded by the coding sequence ATGACCGTTTATTCCGGTCCGGTGTTCGACATGGCGGTCAACCAGTTCGGCGTCATCGCCAACCATCTCGAAATTCCGATGGACGAGCGCGGCCGAATCCTGATGCCGAAGCGGGCCATCACCGTTTCCTGCCCGATCCACCGCGACGACGGCACGGTCGCGGTATTCGAAGGCTACCGGGTGCAGCATCATCTCACCCTCGGCCCGACCAAGGGCGGCACGCGATTCGCGCCCTCCGTCGACATCGGCGAGGTGGCGGCGCTGGCGATCTGGATGAGCTGGAAATGCGCGCTGGTCGGGCTGCCCTATGGTGGCGCCAAGGGCGGCGTCAATGTCGATCTCACCACTATCTCCAGGCGAGAACTGGAGGCGCTGTCGCGGCGCTACATGCAGGAGATGATTCCCTTCGTCGGTCCGCATACCGACGTGATGGCGCCCGACATGGGCACCAATGAGCAGGTGATGGCCTGGTTCATGGATACCTACTCGATGTACCAGGGCCGCACCGTGACCGAGATCGTCACCGGCAAGCCGGTCTCGTCGGGCGGCACGCTCGGCCGCCGTGAAGCGACGGGGCGCGGCGTCGCCTATCTTGCGCGGCGCGTGCTGAAGGAACTGTCGATCAATCCGGGCAGCGCGACCGCCGTGATCCAGGGCTTTGGCAATGTTGGCTCCTATGCGGCGCTGGAGTTGCATCAATACGGTCTCAAGATCATCGCCATCAGCGATCACACCGGCGCGCTGCACGACCCGAAGGGACTGGATATTCCCGCGCTGATGCACCATGCGGGCAGGCACGGCAGCATCGCCGGCTTCTCCAACCAACTCGCCTTCGATCCCGAGCAATTGCTCACATTGCCCTGCGACGTCCTGGTGCCGGCAGCGATGGAGCGGGTGATCGACGCCAGGGTCGCGGAAAATCTCAAATGCCGCGTGCTGGCCGAGGCCGCCAACGGCCCGACCACGCCGGACGCTGACCTCGTGCTGGAAAAACGCCAGGGCGAAGTGTTCCTGATCCCCGACATTCTCTGCAATTCCGGCGGCGTCGTGGTCAGCTACTTCGAATGGGTGCAGGACCTGCAGCAATTGTTCTGGGAAGAAGAGGAGGTGACGCGGCGTGAATACGCCATCCTCGATCGCGCCTTTGACCACATGGTGCAGCGTGCCAAGGCGGACAACATCCCGCATCGGACCGCGGCGATGGCGATCGGCGTGGAGAAGGTCCGCGCGGCCAAGAACACGCGAGGGCTGTTCCCGTGA
- a CDS encoding sugar kinase, producing MQALFIGQTYIDVTFITDHMPTGDEKHVASDYAVSFGGNAVTAAFCCAKLGIVPDLIATVANDWLGRMFQDMSAKYGISVHPRKVNSSSLSFIMPKDGKRAIVRCRDDEHIHPFPMLNLKGCRALHVDGHQPDAALHYAKLCREDGILTSLDGGGLRTNTHDLLEFIDVAIVAERLCEQMDKTPEGMLDYLKSRGCRVGGVTMGEQGLLWYDETGTVRKLPALPIAPERVIDTNGAGDVFHGAYVYSYLSSPSKGWQEHFEFARAASTYKIQRLGNEAGLPTLADIDAVKQEFQIGRKKEFWD from the coding sequence ATGCAGGCTCTCTTCATCGGACAGACCTATATCGACGTTACCTTCATCACCGACCACATGCCGACCGGCGACGAAAAGCACGTGGCCTCCGATTATGCGGTGTCGTTCGGCGGCAATGCCGTCACCGCGGCCTTCTGCTGCGCCAAGCTCGGCATCGTGCCTGACCTGATCGCGACCGTCGCCAATGACTGGCTTGGCCGCATGTTTCAAGACATGAGCGCGAAGTATGGAATCTCGGTCCATCCGCGCAAGGTCAACTCGTCATCGCTATCCTTCATCATGCCGAAGGACGGCAAGCGCGCCATCGTGCGCTGCCGTGACGACGAGCATATTCACCCGTTCCCGATGCTGAACCTGAAGGGCTGCCGCGCGCTGCATGTCGACGGGCACCAGCCGGATGCCGCACTCCACTACGCCAAACTCTGCCGTGAGGACGGGATTCTGACGTCGCTCGACGGCGGTGGCCTGCGCACCAATACGCACGACCTCCTGGAATTCATCGACGTCGCCATCGTCGCCGAGCGGCTGTGCGAGCAGATGGACAAGACACCGGAAGGCATGCTGGATTATCTCAAGAGCCGCGGCTGCCGGGTCGGCGGCGTCACCATGGGCGAACAGGGCCTGCTCTGGTATGACGAGACCGGAACCGTCCGCAAGCTGCCGGCGCTGCCGATCGCGCCCGAGCGCGTGATCGATACCAACGGCGCCGGCGACGTGTTTCACGGCGCCTATGTGTACTCATATCTCAGCAGCCCCTCGAAAGGCTGGCAGGAGCATTTCGAGTTTGCGCGCGCCGCCTCGACCTACAAGATCCAGCGCCTCGGCAACGAGGCCGGCTTGCCGACGCTCGCCGACATCGACGCGGTCAAGCAGGAATTCCAGATCGGGCGCAAGAAGGAATTTTGGGATTAG
- the rbsK gene encoding ribokinase, translating to MGRVFVAGSINMDVVATADRHPKVGETVAGQSVHYFPGGKGANQAVAAAKLGASTALIGRLGADAFGQQLRTFLAAEGVDLTLVKDNKDIHTGTAIITVADADNTIVVVPGANAYVSTEDVAAPVLAQGDIAVSQFEIPLPTISAFFKRARAAGATTILNPAPAMACDPDLLELVDVLVLNETELGFLAITELGDDDPPARFVEAATRLQAGANTIICVTLGKRGVLALVGCEASMIAGRAVKAVDTTGAGDCFVGALAAQLAGGAAIHDALAYANAAASISVQRMGAAPSMPTDAEVSAVLRS from the coding sequence ATGGGACGCGTCTTCGTCGCCGGCAGCATCAACATGGATGTCGTGGCGACCGCCGACCGGCATCCGAAGGTCGGCGAGACGGTCGCCGGCCAGTCCGTGCACTATTTTCCCGGCGGCAAGGGCGCAAACCAGGCGGTCGCCGCCGCCAAGCTCGGCGCATCGACCGCGCTGATCGGCCGGCTCGGTGCCGATGCATTTGGTCAGCAGCTGCGGACGTTTCTCGCCGCTGAGGGCGTTGATCTCACGCTCGTCAAGGACAACAAGGATATCCACACTGGAACGGCGATCATCACGGTCGCCGATGCCGACAACACGATCGTGGTCGTGCCCGGCGCCAACGCTTATGTCAGCACCGAGGATGTCGCAGCTCCCGTCCTTGCCCAAGGCGACATCGCCGTCAGCCAGTTCGAAATTCCGCTGCCGACGATCAGCGCCTTCTTCAAACGGGCGCGTGCGGCGGGTGCAACCACCATCCTGAACCCCGCGCCGGCGATGGCCTGCGACCCGGATTTGCTCGAACTCGTTGACGTCCTGGTCCTCAACGAAACCGAACTGGGATTTCTCGCCATCACAGAACTGGGGGATGACGACCCGCCTGCCCGCTTCGTGGAGGCGGCGACGCGCCTGCAAGCCGGTGCCAACACGATCATCTGCGTCACCCTGGGCAAGCGCGGCGTGCTCGCGCTTGTCGGTTGTGAAGCATCGATGATTGCCGGACGCGCGGTGAAGGCCGTGGATACGACCGGCGCCGGTGACTGCTTCGTCGGCGCCCTCGCCGCGCAGTTGGCCGGCGGCGCGGCGATCCACGATGCCCTCGCCTACGCCAATGCAGCGGCATCGATCTCGGTGCAGCGGATGGGCGCTGCCCCATCGATGCCGACGGACGCGGAGGTCTCGGCGGTTTTGCGTTCGTAG
- a CDS encoding NAD(P)/FAD-dependent oxidoreductase, whose protein sequence is MTAGPVVIIGAGHAGFQLAMSLRQHGFSERIALLNDEGHLPYQRPPLSKAYLKGTGGPDSLMFRPEKFYADQKIELISDRAMSIDRAARKVLLGSGRSLDYGHLVLATGARNRLLDIPNANLDSVRYLRTLDDSQSLRDYISPGQRVIVIGAGFIGLEFAATARAKGLEVDVIELAPRVMARAVTAEISEYFQSRHTSAGIRIHFGVQVTGIESDGSKVTGVSLSDGRHIGADLIVVGIGVLPNVELAAEAGLKVAAGIVVDAHLLTTDPDISAIGDCALYDSPRFGGSLRLESVQNATDHARCVAARLTGDVKPYDGLPWFWSDQGPDKLQMVGLTTGYDRVVVRGDRAQGAFSVFCYKAGQLLGIESVNRAGDHMFGRRLLAANGSITPEQAADPGFDLKSALS, encoded by the coding sequence ATGACGGCAGGACCGGTTGTCATCATCGGCGCGGGCCATGCAGGCTTCCAGCTTGCGATGTCGCTGCGCCAGCACGGCTTTTCCGAGCGCATCGCGCTGCTGAACGATGAAGGCCACCTGCCATATCAGCGGCCACCATTGTCCAAGGCCTATCTGAAGGGGACTGGCGGACCCGACAGCCTGATGTTTCGCCCGGAAAAATTCTATGCGGATCAGAAGATCGAGCTGATCTCCGATCGGGCGATGTCGATCGACCGTGCCGCGCGTAAGGTGCTGCTCGGTTCCGGCCGCTCGCTCGATTACGGCCATCTGGTGCTGGCGACCGGCGCGCGCAACCGGCTGCTCGATATCCCCAATGCCAACCTCGACAGCGTGCGTTACCTGCGGACGCTCGACGACAGCCAGTCCCTGCGTGACTACATTAGTCCGGGCCAACGCGTCATCGTGATCGGCGCCGGGTTCATCGGCCTGGAATTCGCCGCGACCGCGCGCGCCAAGGGCCTCGAAGTCGACGTCATCGAGCTTGCGCCGCGCGTGATGGCACGCGCGGTGACTGCCGAGATATCGGAATATTTTCAATCGCGGCACACTTCGGCCGGCATCCGCATTCACTTCGGCGTCCAGGTCACCGGCATCGAGAGCGACGGCAGTAAGGTGACAGGGGTGAGCCTCAGCGACGGGCGCCACATCGGGGCCGATCTGATCGTGGTCGGCATCGGTGTGTTGCCAAATGTCGAACTGGCAGCGGAGGCGGGGCTGAAGGTGGCGGCCGGCATCGTGGTCGACGCGCATTTGCTGACTACCGATCCTGATATCTCGGCGATCGGCGATTGCGCGCTCTATGACAGCCCGCGGTTCGGAGGCTCGCTGCGGCTGGAGTCGGTGCAGAACGCCACCGATCACGCGCGGTGCGTTGCGGCCAGGTTGACCGGCGATGTAAAACCCTATGACGGCCTGCCGTGGTTCTGGAGCGATCAGGGCCCGGACAAGCTGCAGATGGTGGGGTTGACCACCGGTTACGACCGCGTGGTCGTGCGCGGCGATCGCGCGCAGGGCGCGTTCTCGGTGTTTTGCTACAAGGCCGGGCAACTCCTCGGCATCGAGTCGGTCAACCGTGCCGGCGACCACATGTTCGGACGTCGCCTGCTCGCCGCCAACGGCTCGATCACGCCCGAGCAAGCAGCTGATCCCGGTTTTGACCTGAAGAGCGCGCTGAGTTAG
- a CDS encoding enoyl-CoA hydratase/isomerase family protein translates to MPTSDDPAAPALLRIEGSIATITLNRPAAFNSINLSIAQKLEQLGLEVERNDAIRVLVIEGEGRAFSAGGDLQTIGAAAASDTVAPVVGELLKHYHAFIETLRRMPKIVLSSVHGSAAGAGMGLAFITDLCIAADDARFTPAYAKIGVSPDGGSTVGMVGTVGTRRALQIFLAEDSFTAQQAHQWGLVARIVPAAELKTETRKFADRLAQNPPAAIAGTKSLVYQAAVTPVKQQLDAEEEKIIDAMLTEDFRVAVQKFTSKSK, encoded by the coding sequence ATGCCGACATCCGATGATCCCGCCGCCCCCGCCCTGCTCCGGATCGAAGGTTCGATCGCCACCATCACGCTGAACCGGCCGGCGGCCTTCAATTCCATAAACCTGTCGATCGCGCAGAAGCTCGAGCAACTCGGCCTCGAGGTCGAGCGCAACGATGCTATACGCGTGCTTGTGATCGAGGGCGAAGGCCGCGCCTTCTCGGCCGGCGGAGACCTGCAGACCATTGGTGCTGCCGCCGCCAGCGACACCGTTGCGCCCGTGGTCGGCGAACTGCTGAAGCACTATCACGCCTTTATCGAGACGCTGCGGCGGATGCCGAAAATCGTGCTCTCCAGCGTCCACGGCTCCGCCGCCGGCGCCGGCATGGGCCTCGCTTTCATCACCGACCTCTGTATTGCCGCAGACGACGCCCGCTTCACGCCGGCCTATGCCAAGATCGGCGTCTCGCCTGACGGCGGCAGCACGGTCGGCATGGTCGGCACCGTCGGCACCCGCCGCGCGTTACAGATATTCCTGGCCGAGGACAGCTTTACCGCGCAGCAGGCCCATCAATGGGGACTGGTCGCACGCATCGTTCCGGCGGCGGAGCTGAAGACAGAGACGCGCAAGTTCGCAGATCGGCTGGCGCAGAACCCGCCGGCGGCAATTGCAGGCACCAAGTCGCTGGTTTATCAGGCCGCGGTCACCCCGGTGAAGCAACAGCTCGATGCCGAGGAAGAGAAGATCATCGACGCCATGCTAACCGAGGATTTTCGGGTCGCGGTGCAGAAATTTACCAGCAAGTCGAAGTGA
- a CDS encoding IlvD/Edd family dehydratase, whose amino-acid sequence MADGLRKGLASYGDAGFSLFLRKAFIKAMGYSDDALNRPIVGITNTYSDYNPCHGNVPQIIEAVKRGVMLSGAMPMVFPTISIAESFSHPTSMYLRNLMAMDTEEMIRAQPMDAIIVIGGCDKTLPAQIMAAISADLPTVVIPVGPMVVGHHKGEVLGACTDCRRLWGKYRAGEIDDEEIEAVNGRLAPSVGTCMVMGTASTMACITEALGLSLPMSATIPAPHAERFRSAEASGRVAAAMAKAKGPKPSELLTEASFRNAQVVMQAIGGSTNGLIHLTAMAHRSPHKIDLAKFDKLGREVPVLIDLKPSGEHYMEHFHHAGGVPKLMAQLGDLIDLDAKTITGQTLREIVAVAEDVPGQDVIRSRDNPIKAEGAMAILRGNLAPRGAVIKHSAASPKLLQHTGRAVVFDSVEDMTLRVDDPDLDVNADDVLVLRNAGPKGAPGMPEAGYLPIPKKLARGGVKDMVRISDARMSGTAFGTIVLHITPESAVGGPLALVKNGDMIRLDVAKRSIDLLVDAAELEKRRAALAPAVAPEWARRGYAHLFNETILQADEGCDFDFMRGQGKD is encoded by the coding sequence ATGGCCGACGGACTTCGCAAGGGACTGGCAAGTTATGGCGACGCTGGCTTCTCGCTGTTCCTGCGCAAGGCGTTCATCAAGGCGATGGGCTATTCCGACGACGCGCTCAATCGTCCGATCGTCGGCATCACCAATACCTACAGCGACTACAATCCCTGCCATGGCAACGTTCCGCAGATCATCGAGGCGGTGAAGCGCGGCGTCATGCTGTCGGGCGCGATGCCGATGGTGTTCCCTACCATCTCGATCGCCGAAAGTTTTTCGCATCCGACCTCGATGTATCTGCGAAACCTGATGGCGATGGATACCGAGGAAATGATCCGCGCCCAGCCGATGGACGCTATTATTGTGATCGGCGGGTGCGACAAGACCCTGCCGGCCCAGATCATGGCCGCGATCTCCGCCGACTTGCCCACCGTCGTCATTCCGGTCGGGCCGATGGTGGTGGGGCATCACAAAGGAGAGGTGCTCGGCGCCTGCACCGACTGCCGCCGCCTGTGGGGAAAGTATCGCGCCGGCGAAATCGACGATGAGGAGATCGAAGCCGTCAACGGCCGGCTCGCGCCGTCGGTCGGCACCTGCATGGTGATGGGAACGGCATCGACCATGGCCTGCATCACGGAGGCGCTCGGCCTCTCGCTGCCGATGAGCGCGACGATCCCGGCGCCGCATGCCGAGCGGTTTCGCTCGGCCGAGGCGAGTGGCAGGGTGGCGGCCGCCATGGCAAAGGCCAAGGGGCCAAAGCCGAGCGAGTTACTGACCGAGGCATCGTTCCGCAATGCGCAGGTCGTGATGCAAGCGATCGGCGGTTCGACCAACGGGTTGATCCACCTCACCGCGATGGCGCATCGCTCGCCGCACAAGATCGACCTCGCGAAATTCGACAAGCTTGGCCGCGAGGTGCCGGTGCTCATCGATTTGAAGCCGTCGGGCGAGCACTACATGGAGCACTTCCATCATGCCGGCGGCGTGCCGAAGCTGATGGCGCAACTCGGTGACCTCATCGATCTCGATGCAAAGACCATTACAGGACAGACTCTGCGGGAGATTGTCGCCGTTGCCGAGGACGTGCCTGGTCAGGACGTCATCCGTTCGCGCGACAATCCGATTAAGGCCGAGGGCGCGATGGCGATATTGCGCGGCAATCTCGCGCCGCGCGGCGCGGTGATCAAGCATTCGGCGGCAAGCCCGAAACTGTTGCAGCATACCGGCCGTGCCGTGGTGTTCGATTCCGTCGAGGACATGACGCTACGCGTCGACGATCCCGATCTCGACGTCAACGCCGACGACGTGCTGGTGCTGCGCAACGCCGGTCCCAAAGGTGCGCCCGGGATGCCGGAGGCGGGCTATCTGCCGATCCCGAAGAAATTGGCGCGCGGCGGCGTCAAGGACATGGTGCGGATATCGGACGCGCGCATGAGCGGTACCGCGTTCGGCACCATCGTGCTGCACATCACTCCGGAATCCGCCGTCGGCGGCCCTCTGGCGCTGGTGAAGAACGGCGACATGATCCGCCTCGATGTCGCGAAACGCAGCATCGACCTCCTGGTGGATGCCGCGGAACTCGAAAAACGCCGCGCGGCGCTGGCACCGGCCGTCGCGCCGGAGTGGGCCAGGCGCGGCTACGCGCATTTGTTCAACGAGACGATCTTGCAGGCCGACGAAGGCTGCGACTTCGATTTCATGCGCGGGCAAGGCAAGGATTAG